From Sphingobium sp. Z007, one genomic window encodes:
- a CDS encoding Rap1a/Tai family immunity protein: MRAVGSGTAAMLPCSAASSAPAQPRYETVAQFYRTCADETNRKANGRCEAYLAGAAETLSAFGNGGSEAGICGRGVQADELSRIFLAWAAENRHAANLPRLAGVTMTLRQRFPCRQTN, translated from the coding sequence ATGCGTGCCGTTGGATCAGGTACTGCCGCCATGCTGCCGTGCTCAGCGGCCTCGTCTGCCCCGGCCCAACCACGCTATGAGACGGTAGCGCAGTTCTACCGGACGTGTGCCGACGAGACGAACAGGAAGGCGAACGGCCGCTGCGAGGCGTATCTCGCTGGTGCCGCTGAGACGCTTTCCGCTTTCGGCAACGGCGGCAGCGAAGCCGGAATCTGCGGGCGAGGCGTTCAAGCGGACGAGCTGAGCCGTATCTTCCTGGCGTGGGCGGCAGAGAACCGTCATGCAGCCAACCTGCCCCGGTTGGCGGGTGTGACGATGACGCTACGCCAACGCTTCCCATGCCGACAAACCAATTGA